One genomic segment of Hemibagrus wyckioides isolate EC202008001 linkage group LG08, SWU_Hwy_1.0, whole genome shotgun sequence includes these proteins:
- the dnm1l gene encoding dynamin-1-like protein isoform X4 has product MEALIPVINKLQDVFNTVGADIIQLPQIAVVGTQSSGKSSVLESLVGRDLLPRGTGIVTRRPLILQLVHVDPEDRRKTSVESEEWGKFLHTKNKIYTDFDEIRQEIEAETERISGTNKGISNDPIHLKIFSPHVVNLTLVDLPGITKVPVGDQPKDIEVQIRELILQYISNPNCIILAVTAANTDMATSEALKVAREVDPDGRRTLAVVTKLDLMDAGTDAMDVLMGRVIPVKLGLIGVVNRSQLDINNKKSVADAIRDEYAFLQKKYPSLANRNGTKYLARTLNRLLMHHIRDCLPELKTRINVLAAQYQSLLSSYGEPVEDKSATLLQLITKFAAEYCNTIEGTAKYIETAELCGGARICYIFHETFGRTLESVDPLGGLTTIDVLTAIRNATGPRPALFVPEVSFELLVKRQVKRLEEPSLRCVELVHEEMQRIIQHCSNYSTQELLRFPKLHDAIVEVVTSLLRKRLPVTNEMVHNLVAIELAYINTKHPDFADACGLMNNNIEEQRRNRMRDVSSAVPRDKTLKGPGGQSLPPSDQASTEGDVAKGASSQGEQETGTGTWRGMLKKGEEGQPDDKLKQPVPLPASPQKGHAVNLLDVPVPVARKLSAREQRDCEVIERLIKSYFLIVRKNIQDSVPKAVMHFLVNHVKDSLQSELVGQLYKSGLLDDLLTESEDMAQRRKEAADMLQALQKASQVIAEIRETHLW; this is encoded by the exons ATGGAGGCCCTTATTCCTGTCATTAACAAGCTCCAGGATGTGTTTAACACCGTGGGCGCGGATATCATTCAGCTGCCGCAGATCGCAGTGGTCGGGACGCAG AGCAGTGGAAAAAGCTCAGTGTTAGAGAGTCTGGTTGGCAGAGACCTCTTGCCTCGAGGTACGGGCATCGTGACACGCAGGCCACTCATCCTGCAGCTGGTGCACGTGGACCCAGAGGACCGGAGAAAGACGA GTGTGGAGAGTGAAGAATGGGGTAAATTTCTACACACCAAAAATAAG ATCTACACAGATTTTGATGAAATCAGACAAGAAATTGAAGCAGAAACAGAACGGATTTCCGGCACCAACAAG GGCATCAGCAATGATCCGATCCACCTCAAGATCTTCTCTCCTCATGTGGTGAACCTCACTTTGGTGGATCTTCCTGGTATCACAAAG gtTCCTGTTGGTGACCAGCCCAAAGACATCGAGGTCCAAATCCGTGAGCTGATCCTGCAGTATATTAGCAACCCAAACTGCATTATATTAGCTGTTACAGCCGCCAACACAGACATGGCTACGTCTGAGGCCCTCAAAGTAGCTCGTGAGGTCGACCCTGATG GCCGCAGGACACTTGCTGTAGTGACAAAACTGGACCTGATGGATGCGGGCACAGACGCCATGGACGTGCTTATGGGCAGAGTCATTCCTGTTAAACTGGGACTCATAGGAGTCGTCAATAG GAGCCAGCTCGACATCAACAACAAGAAATCAGTGGCTGATGCTATCCGTGACGAGTACGCCTTCCTCCAGAAGAAGTATCCTTCCTTAGCTAACAGAAACGGAACCAAATACCTGGCCAGAACGTTGAATAG gtTGTTGATGCACCACATCCGGGATTGTCTGCCAGAGCTGAAGACACGCATCAACGTCCTTGCTGCTCAGTACCAGTCTCTGCTCAGCAGCTACGGAGAGCCCGTGGAGGACAAGAGCGCCACCCTGCTGCAGCTCATCACCAAGTTCGCCGCAGAGTACTGCAACACTATCGAGGGAACAGCCAAATACATCGAGACTGCTGAACT GTGTGGTGGTGCCAGAATTTGCTATATTTTCCATGAAACGTTTGGTAGGACGCTGGAGTCAGTCGATCCTCTTGGTGGACTTACGACCATAGATGTGCTCACAGCCATCAGAAATGCCACG GGACCACGTCCTGCTCTGTTTGTGCCCGAGGTGTCGTTTGAGCTGCTGGTGAAGAGACAGGTGAAGCGTTTAGAGGAGCCCAGTCTGCGGTGTGTGGAGCTCGTTCATGAAGAGATGCAGCGAATCATCCAGCACTGCAGTAACTACAGCACCCAG GAGTTGCTGCGCTTCCCGAAGCTCCACGATGCCATAGTAGAAGTAGTCACGTCTCTCCTGAGGAAAAGACTTCCTGTCACTAACGAGATG GTTCACAACTTGGTAGCTATCGAGTTGGCGTACATCAACACCAAACATCCAGACTTTGCTGATGCCTGTGGACTCATGAACAACAACATAGAG GAACAGAGGCGTAACAGAATGCGAGACGTCTCTTCAGCCGTTCCCCGAGACAAG actCTGAAGGGTCCCGGTGGTCAGTCTCTGCCCCCCAGCGATCAGGCCTCAACTGAGGGCGATGTCGCTAAG ggtgccaGCTCTCAGGGTGAACAGGAAACGGGTACAGGGACCTGGAGAGGCATGctgaaaaaaggagaagagggTCAGCCAGATGATAAGTTGAAGCAGCCGGTTCCGCTGCCAGCCAGCCCTCAGAAAGGCCATGCAGTCAACTTACTAGATGTG CCTGTACCAGTTGCCAGGAAACTCTCAGCTCGTGAGCAGAGGGACTGCGAGGTCATCGAGAGGCTCATTAAGTCCTACTTCCTCATCGTACGCAAGAACATACAGGACAG TGTGCCAAAGGCAGTGATGCACTTTCTGGTCAATCATGTGAAAGACAGTCTGCAGAGTGAGCTGGTTGGACAGCTGTATAAATCAGGTCTGCTGGACGATCTGCTCACCGAGTCGGAGGACATGGCGCAACGCCGCAAGGAGGCCGCAGACATGTTACAG GCTTTACAGAAAGCCAGTCAGGTCATTGCTGAGATCCGGGAGACGCACCTGTGGTGA
- the dnm1l gene encoding dynamin-1-like protein isoform X6, with product MEALIPVINKLQDVFNTVGADIIQLPQIAVVGTQSSGKSSVLESLVGRDLLPRGTGIVTRRPLILQLVHVDPEDRRKTSEENGVESEEWGKFLHTKNKIYTDFDEIRQEIEAETERISGTNKGISNDPIHLKIFSPHVVNLTLVDLPGITKVPVGDQPKDIEVQIRELILQYISNPNCIILAVTAANTDMATSEALKVAREVDPDGRRTLAVVTKLDLMDAGTDAMDVLMGRVIPVKLGLIGVVNRSQLDINNKKSVADAIRDEYAFLQKKYPSLANRNGTKYLARTLNRLLMHHIRDCLPELKTRINVLAAQYQSLLSSYGEPVEDKSATLLQLITKFAAEYCNTIEGTAKYIETAELCGGARICYIFHETFGRTLESVDPLGGLTTIDVLTAIRNATGPRPALFVPEVSFELLVKRQVKRLEEPSLRCVELVHEEMQRIIQHCSNYSTQELLRFPKLHDAIVEVVTSLLRKRLPVTNEMVHNLVAIELAYINTKHPDFADACGLMNNNIEEQRRNRMRDVSSAVPRDKGASSQGEQETGTGTWRGMLKKGEEGQPDDKLKQPVPLPASPQKGHAVNLLDVPVPVARKLSAREQRDCEVIERLIKSYFLIVRKNIQDSVPKAVMHFLVNHVKDSLQSELVGQLYKSGLLDDLLTESEDMAQRRKEAADMLQALQKASQVIAEIRETHLW from the exons ATGGAGGCCCTTATTCCTGTCATTAACAAGCTCCAGGATGTGTTTAACACCGTGGGCGCGGATATCATTCAGCTGCCGCAGATCGCAGTGGTCGGGACGCAG AGCAGTGGAAAAAGCTCAGTGTTAGAGAGTCTGGTTGGCAGAGACCTCTTGCCTCGAGGTACGGGCATCGTGACACGCAGGCCACTCATCCTGCAGCTGGTGCACGTGGACCCAGAGGACCGGAGAAAGACGAGTGAGGAGAACG GTGTGGAGAGTGAAGAATGGGGTAAATTTCTACACACCAAAAATAAG ATCTACACAGATTTTGATGAAATCAGACAAGAAATTGAAGCAGAAACAGAACGGATTTCCGGCACCAACAAG GGCATCAGCAATGATCCGATCCACCTCAAGATCTTCTCTCCTCATGTGGTGAACCTCACTTTGGTGGATCTTCCTGGTATCACAAAG gtTCCTGTTGGTGACCAGCCCAAAGACATCGAGGTCCAAATCCGTGAGCTGATCCTGCAGTATATTAGCAACCCAAACTGCATTATATTAGCTGTTACAGCCGCCAACACAGACATGGCTACGTCTGAGGCCCTCAAAGTAGCTCGTGAGGTCGACCCTGATG GCCGCAGGACACTTGCTGTAGTGACAAAACTGGACCTGATGGATGCGGGCACAGACGCCATGGACGTGCTTATGGGCAGAGTCATTCCTGTTAAACTGGGACTCATAGGAGTCGTCAATAG GAGCCAGCTCGACATCAACAACAAGAAATCAGTGGCTGATGCTATCCGTGACGAGTACGCCTTCCTCCAGAAGAAGTATCCTTCCTTAGCTAACAGAAACGGAACCAAATACCTGGCCAGAACGTTGAATAG gtTGTTGATGCACCACATCCGGGATTGTCTGCCAGAGCTGAAGACACGCATCAACGTCCTTGCTGCTCAGTACCAGTCTCTGCTCAGCAGCTACGGAGAGCCCGTGGAGGACAAGAGCGCCACCCTGCTGCAGCTCATCACCAAGTTCGCCGCAGAGTACTGCAACACTATCGAGGGAACAGCCAAATACATCGAGACTGCTGAACT GTGTGGTGGTGCCAGAATTTGCTATATTTTCCATGAAACGTTTGGTAGGACGCTGGAGTCAGTCGATCCTCTTGGTGGACTTACGACCATAGATGTGCTCACAGCCATCAGAAATGCCACG GGACCACGTCCTGCTCTGTTTGTGCCCGAGGTGTCGTTTGAGCTGCTGGTGAAGAGACAGGTGAAGCGTTTAGAGGAGCCCAGTCTGCGGTGTGTGGAGCTCGTTCATGAAGAGATGCAGCGAATCATCCAGCACTGCAGTAACTACAGCACCCAG GAGTTGCTGCGCTTCCCGAAGCTCCACGATGCCATAGTAGAAGTAGTCACGTCTCTCCTGAGGAAAAGACTTCCTGTCACTAACGAGATG GTTCACAACTTGGTAGCTATCGAGTTGGCGTACATCAACACCAAACATCCAGACTTTGCTGATGCCTGTGGACTCATGAACAACAACATAGAG GAACAGAGGCGTAACAGAATGCGAGACGTCTCTTCAGCCGTTCCCCGAGACAAG ggtgccaGCTCTCAGGGTGAACAGGAAACGGGTACAGGGACCTGGAGAGGCATGctgaaaaaaggagaagagggTCAGCCAGATGATAAGTTGAAGCAGCCGGTTCCGCTGCCAGCCAGCCCTCAGAAAGGCCATGCAGTCAACTTACTAGATGTG CCTGTACCAGTTGCCAGGAAACTCTCAGCTCGTGAGCAGAGGGACTGCGAGGTCATCGAGAGGCTCATTAAGTCCTACTTCCTCATCGTACGCAAGAACATACAGGACAG TGTGCCAAAGGCAGTGATGCACTTTCTGGTCAATCATGTGAAAGACAGTCTGCAGAGTGAGCTGGTTGGACAGCTGTATAAATCAGGTCTGCTGGACGATCTGCTCACCGAGTCGGAGGACATGGCGCAACGCCGCAAGGAGGCCGCAGACATGTTACAG GCTTTACAGAAAGCCAGTCAGGTCATTGCTGAGATCCGGGAGACGCACCTGTGGTGA
- the dnm1l gene encoding dynamin-1-like protein isoform X5, with amino-acid sequence MEALIPVINKLQDVFNTVGADIIQLPQIAVVGTQSSGKSSVLESLVGRDLLPRGTGIVTRRPLILQLVHVDPEDRRKTSEENDPNSWKNGRLYKGVESEEWGKFLHTKNKIYTDFDEIRQEIEAETERISGTNKGISNDPIHLKIFSPHVVNLTLVDLPGITKVPVGDQPKDIEVQIRELILQYISNPNCIILAVTAANTDMATSEALKVAREVDPDGRRTLAVVTKLDLMDAGTDAMDVLMGRVIPVKLGLIGVVNRSQLDINNKKSVADAIRDEYAFLQKKYPSLANRNGTKYLARTLNRLLMHHIRDCLPELKTRINVLAAQYQSLLSSYGEPVEDKSATLLQLITKFAAEYCNTIEGTAKYIETAELCGGARICYIFHETFGRTLESVDPLGGLTTIDVLTAIRNATGPRPALFVPEVSFELLVKRQVKRLEEPSLRCVELVHEEMQRIIQHCSNYSTQELLRFPKLHDAIVEVVTSLLRKRLPVTNEMVHNLVAIELAYINTKHPDFADACGLMNNNIEEQRRNRMRDVSSAVPRDKGASSQGEQETGTGTWRGMLKKGEEGQPDDKLKQPVPLPASPQKGHAVNLLDVPVPVARKLSAREQRDCEVIERLIKSYFLIVRKNIQDSVPKAVMHFLVNHVKDSLQSELVGQLYKSGLLDDLLTESEDMAQRRKEAADMLQALQKASQVIAEIRETHLW; translated from the exons ATGGAGGCCCTTATTCCTGTCATTAACAAGCTCCAGGATGTGTTTAACACCGTGGGCGCGGATATCATTCAGCTGCCGCAGATCGCAGTGGTCGGGACGCAG AGCAGTGGAAAAAGCTCAGTGTTAGAGAGTCTGGTTGGCAGAGACCTCTTGCCTCGAGGTACGGGCATCGTGACACGCAGGCCACTCATCCTGCAGCTGGTGCACGTGGACCCAGAGGACCGGAGAAAGACGAGTGAGGAGAACG ACCCCAATTCCTGGAAAAATGGACGCCTTTATAAAG GTGTGGAGAGTGAAGAATGGGGTAAATTTCTACACACCAAAAATAAG ATCTACACAGATTTTGATGAAATCAGACAAGAAATTGAAGCAGAAACAGAACGGATTTCCGGCACCAACAAG GGCATCAGCAATGATCCGATCCACCTCAAGATCTTCTCTCCTCATGTGGTGAACCTCACTTTGGTGGATCTTCCTGGTATCACAAAG gtTCCTGTTGGTGACCAGCCCAAAGACATCGAGGTCCAAATCCGTGAGCTGATCCTGCAGTATATTAGCAACCCAAACTGCATTATATTAGCTGTTACAGCCGCCAACACAGACATGGCTACGTCTGAGGCCCTCAAAGTAGCTCGTGAGGTCGACCCTGATG GCCGCAGGACACTTGCTGTAGTGACAAAACTGGACCTGATGGATGCGGGCACAGACGCCATGGACGTGCTTATGGGCAGAGTCATTCCTGTTAAACTGGGACTCATAGGAGTCGTCAATAG GAGCCAGCTCGACATCAACAACAAGAAATCAGTGGCTGATGCTATCCGTGACGAGTACGCCTTCCTCCAGAAGAAGTATCCTTCCTTAGCTAACAGAAACGGAACCAAATACCTGGCCAGAACGTTGAATAG gtTGTTGATGCACCACATCCGGGATTGTCTGCCAGAGCTGAAGACACGCATCAACGTCCTTGCTGCTCAGTACCAGTCTCTGCTCAGCAGCTACGGAGAGCCCGTGGAGGACAAGAGCGCCACCCTGCTGCAGCTCATCACCAAGTTCGCCGCAGAGTACTGCAACACTATCGAGGGAACAGCCAAATACATCGAGACTGCTGAACT GTGTGGTGGTGCCAGAATTTGCTATATTTTCCATGAAACGTTTGGTAGGACGCTGGAGTCAGTCGATCCTCTTGGTGGACTTACGACCATAGATGTGCTCACAGCCATCAGAAATGCCACG GGACCACGTCCTGCTCTGTTTGTGCCCGAGGTGTCGTTTGAGCTGCTGGTGAAGAGACAGGTGAAGCGTTTAGAGGAGCCCAGTCTGCGGTGTGTGGAGCTCGTTCATGAAGAGATGCAGCGAATCATCCAGCACTGCAGTAACTACAGCACCCAG GAGTTGCTGCGCTTCCCGAAGCTCCACGATGCCATAGTAGAAGTAGTCACGTCTCTCCTGAGGAAAAGACTTCCTGTCACTAACGAGATG GTTCACAACTTGGTAGCTATCGAGTTGGCGTACATCAACACCAAACATCCAGACTTTGCTGATGCCTGTGGACTCATGAACAACAACATAGAG GAACAGAGGCGTAACAGAATGCGAGACGTCTCTTCAGCCGTTCCCCGAGACAAG ggtgccaGCTCTCAGGGTGAACAGGAAACGGGTACAGGGACCTGGAGAGGCATGctgaaaaaaggagaagagggTCAGCCAGATGATAAGTTGAAGCAGCCGGTTCCGCTGCCAGCCAGCCCTCAGAAAGGCCATGCAGTCAACTTACTAGATGTG CCTGTACCAGTTGCCAGGAAACTCTCAGCTCGTGAGCAGAGGGACTGCGAGGTCATCGAGAGGCTCATTAAGTCCTACTTCCTCATCGTACGCAAGAACATACAGGACAG TGTGCCAAAGGCAGTGATGCACTTTCTGGTCAATCATGTGAAAGACAGTCTGCAGAGTGAGCTGGTTGGACAGCTGTATAAATCAGGTCTGCTGGACGATCTGCTCACCGAGTCGGAGGACATGGCGCAACGCCGCAAGGAGGCCGCAGACATGTTACAG GCTTTACAGAAAGCCAGTCAGGTCATTGCTGAGATCCGGGAGACGCACCTGTGGTGA
- the dnm1l gene encoding dynamin-1-like protein isoform X2 produces MEALIPVINKLQDVFNTVGADIIQLPQIAVVGTQSSGKSSVLESLVGRDLLPRGTGIVTRRPLILQLVHVDPEDRRKTNPNSWKNGRLYKGVESEEWGKFLHTKNKIYTDFDEIRQEIEAETERISGTNKGISNDPIHLKIFSPHVVNLTLVDLPGITKVPVGDQPKDIEVQIRELILQYISNPNCIILAVTAANTDMATSEALKVAREVDPDGRRTLAVVTKLDLMDAGTDAMDVLMGRVIPVKLGLIGVVNRSQLDINNKKSVADAIRDEYAFLQKKYPSLANRNGTKYLARTLNRLLMHHIRDCLPELKTRINVLAAQYQSLLSSYGEPVEDKSATLLQLITKFAAEYCNTIEGTAKYIETAELCGGARICYIFHETFGRTLESVDPLGGLTTIDVLTAIRNATGPRPALFVPEVSFELLVKRQVKRLEEPSLRCVELVHEEMQRIIQHCSNYSTQELLRFPKLHDAIVEVVTSLLRKRLPVTNEMVHNLVAIELAYINTKHPDFADACGLMNNNIEEQRRNRMRDVSSAVPRDKTLKGPGGQSLPPSDQASTEGDVAKGASSQGEQETGTGTWRGMLKKGEEGQPDDKLKQPVPLPASPQKGHAVNLLDVPVPVARKLSAREQRDCEVIERLIKSYFLIVRKNIQDSVPKAVMHFLVNHVKDSLQSELVGQLYKSGLLDDLLTESEDMAQRRKEAADMLQALQKASQVIAEIRETHLW; encoded by the exons ATGGAGGCCCTTATTCCTGTCATTAACAAGCTCCAGGATGTGTTTAACACCGTGGGCGCGGATATCATTCAGCTGCCGCAGATCGCAGTGGTCGGGACGCAG AGCAGTGGAAAAAGCTCAGTGTTAGAGAGTCTGGTTGGCAGAGACCTCTTGCCTCGAGGTACGGGCATCGTGACACGCAGGCCACTCATCCTGCAGCTGGTGCACGTGGACCCAGAGGACCGGAGAAAGACGA ACCCCAATTCCTGGAAAAATGGACGCCTTTATAAAG GTGTGGAGAGTGAAGAATGGGGTAAATTTCTACACACCAAAAATAAG ATCTACACAGATTTTGATGAAATCAGACAAGAAATTGAAGCAGAAACAGAACGGATTTCCGGCACCAACAAG GGCATCAGCAATGATCCGATCCACCTCAAGATCTTCTCTCCTCATGTGGTGAACCTCACTTTGGTGGATCTTCCTGGTATCACAAAG gtTCCTGTTGGTGACCAGCCCAAAGACATCGAGGTCCAAATCCGTGAGCTGATCCTGCAGTATATTAGCAACCCAAACTGCATTATATTAGCTGTTACAGCCGCCAACACAGACATGGCTACGTCTGAGGCCCTCAAAGTAGCTCGTGAGGTCGACCCTGATG GCCGCAGGACACTTGCTGTAGTGACAAAACTGGACCTGATGGATGCGGGCACAGACGCCATGGACGTGCTTATGGGCAGAGTCATTCCTGTTAAACTGGGACTCATAGGAGTCGTCAATAG GAGCCAGCTCGACATCAACAACAAGAAATCAGTGGCTGATGCTATCCGTGACGAGTACGCCTTCCTCCAGAAGAAGTATCCTTCCTTAGCTAACAGAAACGGAACCAAATACCTGGCCAGAACGTTGAATAG gtTGTTGATGCACCACATCCGGGATTGTCTGCCAGAGCTGAAGACACGCATCAACGTCCTTGCTGCTCAGTACCAGTCTCTGCTCAGCAGCTACGGAGAGCCCGTGGAGGACAAGAGCGCCACCCTGCTGCAGCTCATCACCAAGTTCGCCGCAGAGTACTGCAACACTATCGAGGGAACAGCCAAATACATCGAGACTGCTGAACT GTGTGGTGGTGCCAGAATTTGCTATATTTTCCATGAAACGTTTGGTAGGACGCTGGAGTCAGTCGATCCTCTTGGTGGACTTACGACCATAGATGTGCTCACAGCCATCAGAAATGCCACG GGACCACGTCCTGCTCTGTTTGTGCCCGAGGTGTCGTTTGAGCTGCTGGTGAAGAGACAGGTGAAGCGTTTAGAGGAGCCCAGTCTGCGGTGTGTGGAGCTCGTTCATGAAGAGATGCAGCGAATCATCCAGCACTGCAGTAACTACAGCACCCAG GAGTTGCTGCGCTTCCCGAAGCTCCACGATGCCATAGTAGAAGTAGTCACGTCTCTCCTGAGGAAAAGACTTCCTGTCACTAACGAGATG GTTCACAACTTGGTAGCTATCGAGTTGGCGTACATCAACACCAAACATCCAGACTTTGCTGATGCCTGTGGACTCATGAACAACAACATAGAG GAACAGAGGCGTAACAGAATGCGAGACGTCTCTTCAGCCGTTCCCCGAGACAAG actCTGAAGGGTCCCGGTGGTCAGTCTCTGCCCCCCAGCGATCAGGCCTCAACTGAGGGCGATGTCGCTAAG ggtgccaGCTCTCAGGGTGAACAGGAAACGGGTACAGGGACCTGGAGAGGCATGctgaaaaaaggagaagagggTCAGCCAGATGATAAGTTGAAGCAGCCGGTTCCGCTGCCAGCCAGCCCTCAGAAAGGCCATGCAGTCAACTTACTAGATGTG CCTGTACCAGTTGCCAGGAAACTCTCAGCTCGTGAGCAGAGGGACTGCGAGGTCATCGAGAGGCTCATTAAGTCCTACTTCCTCATCGTACGCAAGAACATACAGGACAG TGTGCCAAAGGCAGTGATGCACTTTCTGGTCAATCATGTGAAAGACAGTCTGCAGAGTGAGCTGGTTGGACAGCTGTATAAATCAGGTCTGCTGGACGATCTGCTCACCGAGTCGGAGGACATGGCGCAACGCCGCAAGGAGGCCGCAGACATGTTACAG GCTTTACAGAAAGCCAGTCAGGTCATTGCTGAGATCCGGGAGACGCACCTGTGGTGA
- the dnm1l gene encoding dynamin-1-like protein isoform X3: MEALIPVINKLQDVFNTVGADIIQLPQIAVVGTQSSGKSSVLESLVGRDLLPRGTGIVTRRPLILQLVHVDPEDRRKTSEENGVESEEWGKFLHTKNKIYTDFDEIRQEIEAETERISGTNKGISNDPIHLKIFSPHVVNLTLVDLPGITKVPVGDQPKDIEVQIRELILQYISNPNCIILAVTAANTDMATSEALKVAREVDPDGRRTLAVVTKLDLMDAGTDAMDVLMGRVIPVKLGLIGVVNRSQLDINNKKSVADAIRDEYAFLQKKYPSLANRNGTKYLARTLNRLLMHHIRDCLPELKTRINVLAAQYQSLLSSYGEPVEDKSATLLQLITKFAAEYCNTIEGTAKYIETAELCGGARICYIFHETFGRTLESVDPLGGLTTIDVLTAIRNATGPRPALFVPEVSFELLVKRQVKRLEEPSLRCVELVHEEMQRIIQHCSNYSTQELLRFPKLHDAIVEVVTSLLRKRLPVTNEMVHNLVAIELAYINTKHPDFADACGLMNNNIEEQRRNRMRDVSSAVPRDKTLKGPGGQSLPPSDQASTEGDVAKGASSQGEQETGTGTWRGMLKKGEEGQPDDKLKQPVPLPASPQKGHAVNLLDVPVPVARKLSAREQRDCEVIERLIKSYFLIVRKNIQDSVPKAVMHFLVNHVKDSLQSELVGQLYKSGLLDDLLTESEDMAQRRKEAADMLQALQKASQVIAEIRETHLW; encoded by the exons ATGGAGGCCCTTATTCCTGTCATTAACAAGCTCCAGGATGTGTTTAACACCGTGGGCGCGGATATCATTCAGCTGCCGCAGATCGCAGTGGTCGGGACGCAG AGCAGTGGAAAAAGCTCAGTGTTAGAGAGTCTGGTTGGCAGAGACCTCTTGCCTCGAGGTACGGGCATCGTGACACGCAGGCCACTCATCCTGCAGCTGGTGCACGTGGACCCAGAGGACCGGAGAAAGACGAGTGAGGAGAACG GTGTGGAGAGTGAAGAATGGGGTAAATTTCTACACACCAAAAATAAG ATCTACACAGATTTTGATGAAATCAGACAAGAAATTGAAGCAGAAACAGAACGGATTTCCGGCACCAACAAG GGCATCAGCAATGATCCGATCCACCTCAAGATCTTCTCTCCTCATGTGGTGAACCTCACTTTGGTGGATCTTCCTGGTATCACAAAG gtTCCTGTTGGTGACCAGCCCAAAGACATCGAGGTCCAAATCCGTGAGCTGATCCTGCAGTATATTAGCAACCCAAACTGCATTATATTAGCTGTTACAGCCGCCAACACAGACATGGCTACGTCTGAGGCCCTCAAAGTAGCTCGTGAGGTCGACCCTGATG GCCGCAGGACACTTGCTGTAGTGACAAAACTGGACCTGATGGATGCGGGCACAGACGCCATGGACGTGCTTATGGGCAGAGTCATTCCTGTTAAACTGGGACTCATAGGAGTCGTCAATAG GAGCCAGCTCGACATCAACAACAAGAAATCAGTGGCTGATGCTATCCGTGACGAGTACGCCTTCCTCCAGAAGAAGTATCCTTCCTTAGCTAACAGAAACGGAACCAAATACCTGGCCAGAACGTTGAATAG gtTGTTGATGCACCACATCCGGGATTGTCTGCCAGAGCTGAAGACACGCATCAACGTCCTTGCTGCTCAGTACCAGTCTCTGCTCAGCAGCTACGGAGAGCCCGTGGAGGACAAGAGCGCCACCCTGCTGCAGCTCATCACCAAGTTCGCCGCAGAGTACTGCAACACTATCGAGGGAACAGCCAAATACATCGAGACTGCTGAACT GTGTGGTGGTGCCAGAATTTGCTATATTTTCCATGAAACGTTTGGTAGGACGCTGGAGTCAGTCGATCCTCTTGGTGGACTTACGACCATAGATGTGCTCACAGCCATCAGAAATGCCACG GGACCACGTCCTGCTCTGTTTGTGCCCGAGGTGTCGTTTGAGCTGCTGGTGAAGAGACAGGTGAAGCGTTTAGAGGAGCCCAGTCTGCGGTGTGTGGAGCTCGTTCATGAAGAGATGCAGCGAATCATCCAGCACTGCAGTAACTACAGCACCCAG GAGTTGCTGCGCTTCCCGAAGCTCCACGATGCCATAGTAGAAGTAGTCACGTCTCTCCTGAGGAAAAGACTTCCTGTCACTAACGAGATG GTTCACAACTTGGTAGCTATCGAGTTGGCGTACATCAACACCAAACATCCAGACTTTGCTGATGCCTGTGGACTCATGAACAACAACATAGAG GAACAGAGGCGTAACAGAATGCGAGACGTCTCTTCAGCCGTTCCCCGAGACAAG actCTGAAGGGTCCCGGTGGTCAGTCTCTGCCCCCCAGCGATCAGGCCTCAACTGAGGGCGATGTCGCTAAG ggtgccaGCTCTCAGGGTGAACAGGAAACGGGTACAGGGACCTGGAGAGGCATGctgaaaaaaggagaagagggTCAGCCAGATGATAAGTTGAAGCAGCCGGTTCCGCTGCCAGCCAGCCCTCAGAAAGGCCATGCAGTCAACTTACTAGATGTG CCTGTACCAGTTGCCAGGAAACTCTCAGCTCGTGAGCAGAGGGACTGCGAGGTCATCGAGAGGCTCATTAAGTCCTACTTCCTCATCGTACGCAAGAACATACAGGACAG TGTGCCAAAGGCAGTGATGCACTTTCTGGTCAATCATGTGAAAGACAGTCTGCAGAGTGAGCTGGTTGGACAGCTGTATAAATCAGGTCTGCTGGACGATCTGCTCACCGAGTCGGAGGACATGGCGCAACGCCGCAAGGAGGCCGCAGACATGTTACAG GCTTTACAGAAAGCCAGTCAGGTCATTGCTGAGATCCGGGAGACGCACCTGTGGTGA